A window of Pseudodesulfovibrio hydrargyri contains these coding sequences:
- a CDS encoding efflux RND transporter permease subunit: MNLAKWCITNNRTSLVLFLLIAVSGVMTFFSIPKSEDPDFTIRTGVISTVFPGASPQRVEELVTDKLEERIREIDGVKTVKSQSMTGLSIIEVEFEDSIMDMQPYWQKLRNKVDDAAPDLPEEARTPQVDDEFGDVYGIVIALTGDGFSYRELKDAADDMRDELLKIKGVGKVERWGVQDERIFVDFTNSRMAAAGVSPFVLAQMIDRQNTLQPSGSSMVGPERIVIEPTGEFKGVQDIYSLSIRPPGRRTSVRLADVADISRGFSDPPSTMARYNGKQCLMLAVSMADGGNITELGQRVAERLEGLKANMYVGLDTSLVVFQPDYVNKAISDFMINLIESFAFVVVIILLFAGLRTGVIAGSLVPMAMLGCIALMPYLGVGLQRISIASLIISLGILVDNGVVVSEAILVRLAAGEDRLKAATEAVGELWMPLLAASLTTIFAFLPIPLATTHPVGEFCESLFIVVTLTLACSWGLSMSMVPMMCYYLLKPKLTVQTFSSRLYRGYRGLLLWSLRHRTVFVCGILLCCAASGWAFQFVPKMFFPPNERAQFTIDFWQPYGTDITATQRRVERLEKVLLADEGVTGVGVFVGHGGPRWYLPLNLEQRNDNLATFVVNTTSIEAVDPVIRRTRQALEKGFPDAEYSLNKLMNGPPVGAKLQIRLSGPDIKTLYALRDQIAPIVEGQEGVTRVWDDWGQWTKKMIVHVDQDKAREAGLSSFDVAVSLQAAMSGLPASNYREGDTIIPILLRNDEGFRNHLDKIDSLNVYSYDTGASVPLSQVASTRLDWQPSDIRRRDQGRTMTIKADVADGYFALSILNRVRPAVQKLMAGGDWPLGYNVEYGGEFEESAEAQEAINANMPLAMGLLVLVLIFQFNSLRRPLIILLTLPPMFIGISTGMLATNSPFGFMPMLGMISLLGIIVNNAIMLIDRIEIQRGRGLALADAIVLSSMERARPIIMTATTTIIGMVPLSLQGGEMWRPMANLIMSGLTVATVLTLVLCPVLYSFFFRQRFKDYVWDQRIVERGSDLHVDPAAE; this comes from the coding sequence ATGAACCTGGCCAAGTGGTGCATCACCAACAACCGCACCTCCCTCGTCCTGTTCCTGCTCATCGCGGTCAGCGGGGTGATGACCTTCTTCTCCATACCCAAGAGCGAGGACCCGGACTTCACCATTCGCACCGGGGTCATCTCCACGGTCTTTCCCGGCGCCTCTCCGCAACGGGTGGAGGAGCTGGTCACCGACAAGCTCGAGGAACGCATCCGCGAGATCGACGGGGTCAAGACCGTCAAATCCCAGTCCATGACCGGCCTGTCCATCATCGAGGTGGAGTTCGAGGACTCCATCATGGACATGCAGCCCTACTGGCAGAAGCTGCGCAACAAGGTGGACGACGCAGCCCCGGACCTGCCCGAGGAGGCGCGCACCCCGCAGGTCGACGACGAGTTCGGCGACGTCTACGGCATCGTCATCGCCCTGACCGGCGACGGGTTTTCCTACCGCGAGCTCAAGGACGCGGCCGACGACATGCGTGACGAGCTGCTCAAGATCAAGGGCGTGGGCAAGGTCGAACGCTGGGGCGTGCAGGACGAGCGAATCTTCGTGGACTTCACCAACTCGCGCATGGCCGCTGCCGGGGTCAGCCCGTTTGTCCTGGCCCAGATGATCGATCGCCAGAACACGCTCCAGCCCAGCGGCTCGAGCATGGTCGGCCCGGAACGCATCGTCATCGAGCCCACCGGCGAGTTCAAGGGCGTGCAGGACATCTATTCCCTGTCCATCCGCCCGCCCGGAAGAAGGACCTCGGTCCGGCTGGCCGACGTGGCCGACATCTCGCGCGGCTTCTCGGACCCGCCGTCCACCATGGCCCGGTACAACGGCAAGCAGTGCCTGATGCTGGCCGTGTCCATGGCCGACGGGGGCAACATCACCGAACTGGGCCAGCGGGTCGCCGAGCGCCTCGAGGGACTCAAGGCCAACATGTACGTCGGCCTTGACACCAGCCTGGTCGTGTTCCAGCCCGACTACGTCAACAAGGCCATCAGCGACTTCATGATCAACCTGATCGAGTCGTTCGCCTTCGTGGTGGTCATCATCCTGCTCTTCGCGGGGCTGCGCACGGGCGTCATCGCCGGGTCCCTGGTGCCCATGGCCATGCTCGGCTGCATCGCGCTCATGCCCTACCTCGGCGTGGGGCTGCAGCGCATCTCCATCGCCTCGCTGATCATCTCGCTGGGCATCCTGGTGGACAACGGCGTGGTCGTGTCCGAGGCCATCCTGGTCCGCCTGGCCGCGGGCGAGGACCGGCTCAAGGCCGCCACCGAAGCGGTCGGCGAACTATGGATGCCGCTGCTGGCCGCGTCGCTGACGACCATTTTCGCCTTCCTGCCCATCCCTCTGGCCACCACCCACCCGGTGGGCGAGTTCTGCGAATCCCTGTTCATCGTGGTCACCCTGACCCTGGCCTGCTCCTGGGGGCTGTCCATGTCCATGGTCCCGATGATGTGCTACTACCTGCTCAAGCCCAAGCTGACCGTCCAGACCTTTTCCAGCCGGCTGTACCGGGGCTACCGGGGGCTGCTGCTGTGGTCCCTGCGCCACCGGACCGTGTTCGTGTGCGGCATCCTGCTGTGCTGCGCGGCCTCGGGCTGGGCCTTCCAGTTCGTGCCCAAGATGTTCTTCCCGCCCAACGAGCGGGCTCAGTTCACCATCGACTTCTGGCAGCCCTACGGCACGGACATCACCGCCACGCAGCGGCGCGTGGAGCGGCTGGAAAAGGTTCTGCTGGCCGACGAGGGCGTGACCGGCGTGGGCGTGTTCGTGGGCCACGGCGGACCGCGCTGGTACCTGCCCCTGAACCTCGAACAGCGTAACGACAACCTGGCCACCTTCGTGGTCAACACCACGTCCATCGAGGCCGTTGATCCTGTCATCAGGCGCACCCGACAGGCCCTGGAAAAGGGGTTCCCGGACGCCGAATACAGCCTGAACAAGTTGATGAACGGCCCGCCGGTGGGGGCCAAGCTCCAGATCCGCCTGTCCGGCCCGGACATCAAGACCCTCTATGCCCTGCGCGACCAGATCGCGCCCATCGTGGAGGGCCAGGAGGGCGTAACCCGCGTCTGGGACGACTGGGGCCAGTGGACCAAGAAGATGATCGTCCACGTGGACCAGGACAAGGCCCGCGAGGCCGGGCTGTCCAGCTTCGACGTGGCCGTGTCCCTGCAGGCCGCCATGTCCGGGCTGCCCGCCTCGAACTACCGCGAGGGCGACACCATCATCCCCATCCTGTTGCGCAACGACGAGGGGTTCCGCAACCACCTGGACAAGATCGACAGCCTGAACGTCTACTCCTACGATACCGGGGCGAGCGTGCCCCTGTCACAGGTGGCCTCGACCAGGCTCGACTGGCAACCGTCCGACATCCGCCGCCGCGACCAGGGCCGGACCATGACCATCAAGGCGGACGTGGCCGACGGCTACTTCGCCCTGTCCATCCTGAACCGGGTCCGCCCGGCCGTGCAGAAACTCATGGCCGGGGGCGACTGGCCTCTGGGCTACAACGTGGAGTACGGCGGCGAGTTCGAGGAGAGCGCCGAGGCGCAGGAGGCCATCAACGCCAACATGCCCCTGGCCATGGGGCTGCTCGTGCTGGTGCTCATCTTCCAGTTCAACTCCCTGCGCCGCCCGCTGATCATCCTGCTGACCCTGCCGCCCATGTTCATCGGCATCTCCACGGGCATGCTGGCCACCAACTCGCCCTTCGGGTTCATGCCCATGCTCGGCATGATCTCCCTGCTCGGCATCATCGTGAACAACGCCATCATGCTCATCGACCGCATCGAGATACAGCGCGGCCGGGGGCTGGCCCTGGCCGACGCCATCGTGCTCTCGTCCATGGAGCGCGCCAGGCCGATCATCATGACCGCCACCACGACGATCATCGGCATGGTCCCGCTCTCGCTCCAGGGCGGCGAGATGTGGCGGCCCATGGCCAACCTGATCATGTCCGGCCTGACCGTGGCCACGGTCCTGACCCTGGTTCTCTGCCCGGTCCTCTACTCCTTCTTCTTCCGCCAGCGGTTCAAGGACTATGTCTGGGACCAGCGGATCGTGGAACGGGGCAGCGACCTCCACGTGGACCCGGCCGCCGAATAG
- a CDS encoding efflux RND transporter periplasmic adaptor subunit: protein MNRFLFPAALLCLTLLGACDRSPEPVPEPVRPVKTTRAVRADSSKMWSFAGTAEDALATSLSFRVRGKIVEFPGNQIGRKFSEGQVIARLDPSDYELELRQAKANMEQVRANYVRAKADMERNSRLFAGRVISRGELDQVEADFKSYEAQLSASAKQLDIARKRLGYTTLQAPFDGWIGEVEADVHQNVEAGQAIATYNAGRQMKMYISVPDTLISQVSEGDEVAVVFDALPGRTMRGKVEEIGVESGTGSTYPVKVYLNNADRSVRSGMSGHVNFTGLGHAGAAFYLPPAAVVGEPDGSHAIWVVDPKSSTVTRRDVTVGPLTPGGLEIVGGVNEGDVVVIRGVHSLEEGRKVRLINNGAEG from the coding sequence ATGAACCGTTTTCTCTTTCCCGCCGCCTTGCTCTGCCTGACCCTGCTCGGTGCCTGCGACCGCTCGCCCGAGCCCGTGCCCGAGCCCGTGCGCCCGGTTAAGACCACCCGGGCGGTGCGGGCCGACAGCAGCAAGATGTGGTCGTTCGCGGGCACGGCCGAGGACGCCCTGGCCACCAGCCTTTCCTTCCGCGTGCGCGGCAAGATCGTCGAGTTCCCGGGCAACCAGATCGGCCGCAAATTTTCCGAGGGCCAGGTCATCGCCCGCCTGGACCCGTCCGACTACGAGCTGGAGCTGAGGCAGGCCAAGGCCAACATGGAGCAGGTCCGGGCCAACTACGTCCGGGCCAAGGCGGACATGGAGCGCAACTCCCGGCTGTTCGCGGGCCGGGTCATCTCGCGCGGCGAACTGGACCAGGTGGAGGCGGACTTCAAGTCCTACGAGGCCCAGCTCAGCGCCTCGGCCAAACAGCTGGACATCGCCCGCAAGCGGCTGGGCTACACCACCCTGCAGGCGCCTTTCGACGGCTGGATCGGCGAGGTCGAGGCCGACGTGCACCAGAACGTCGAGGCGGGCCAGGCCATCGCCACCTACAACGCGGGCCGCCAGATGAAGATGTACATCTCCGTGCCCGACACCCTCATCTCCCAGGTCAGCGAAGGGGACGAGGTGGCCGTGGTCTTCGACGCCCTGCCGGGCCGGACCATGCGGGGCAAGGTGGAGGAGATCGGCGTGGAGTCCGGCACCGGCTCAACCTACCCGGTCAAAGTCTACCTGAACAACGCGGACCGGTCCGTGCGCAGCGGCATGTCCGGGCACGTGAACTTCACCGGCCTGGGCCACGCCGGGGCCGCCTTCTACCTGCCCCCGGCCGCGGTCGTAGGCGAGCCCGACGGCTCCCACGCGATCTGGGTGGTGGACCCGAAGAGCTCCACCGTGACCCGCCGCGACGTCACCGTGGGCCCGCTCACCCCGGGCGGGCTCGAGATCGTCGGGGGCGTGAACGAGGGCGACGTCGTCGTCATCCGGGGCGTGCACAGCCTGGAGGAGGGCCGCAAGGTCAGGCTGATCAACAACGGGGCGGAGGGCTGA
- a CDS encoding TetR/AcrR family transcriptional regulator, translating into MSDGKRTSRRRAQGEETRATLLHTGAELFAKNGYNGVSMRTLASEAGVNLATVGYHFGGKAGLYEAIIREIANVRDQIFPPIEAVRARLAEAGDTPEEKARVVDWFMRSLIDGLLVRSDYLWGVVIVSRELVHPTELFPRLETSFFNPNLESLSILVKGTAAHCRGETDALMTGHLIISVIIKLLESHALICKRLGWDSYAGHHETIEAIIKTRIRGLLGLPMENAQ; encoded by the coding sequence ATGAGCGATGGAAAGCGCACATCCCGCAGACGGGCCCAGGGCGAGGAAACCCGGGCCACGCTGCTGCATACGGGCGCGGAGTTGTTCGCCAAAAACGGATACAACGGCGTGTCCATGCGCACCCTTGCGTCCGAGGCCGGGGTCAACCTGGCCACGGTCGGCTACCATTTCGGCGGCAAGGCCGGGCTGTACGAGGCCATCATCCGGGAAATCGCCAACGTCCGCGACCAGATCTTCCCGCCCATCGAGGCGGTCAGGGCCCGCCTGGCCGAGGCCGGGGACACGCCCGAGGAAAAGGCCAGGGTGGTGGACTGGTTCATGCGCTCCCTGATCGACGGACTGCTGGTCCGCTCCGACTACCTCTGGGGCGTGGTCATCGTCTCCCGCGAACTGGTCCATCCGACCGAGCTCTTCCCCCGGCTGGAGACCTCCTTTTTCAACCCCAACCTGGAATCCCTGTCCATCCTGGTCAAGGGGACCGCCGCCCACTGCCGCGGCGAGACGGACGCCCTCATGACCGGGCACCTGATCATCAGTGTCATCATCAAGCTGCTGGAAAGCCACGCCCTGATCTGCAAACGCCTTGGCTGGGATTCCTACGCGGGCCACCACGAAACCATCGAAGCCATTATAAAGACCCGAATCCGGGGGCTCCTCGGCCTCCCCATGGAGAACGCACAATGA
- a CDS encoding extracellular solute-binding protein yields the protein MKKLLLAIVLTLAFAVPALAGSGELYLYIWSEYIPDEVVENFTKETGIKVHLSTYDSNEAMYAKIKLAGDGYDLIVPSSDYVGLMRRQDMLLPLDKSKLTNFPNLSDKFTDQPFDPDNTFSVPYMWGSTAIAVNTGTLGEAAVTSYADLWKPEMNGRLLLPNDPREVFAIALKSLGYSLNDTDPAHLEQAYQKLKALMPYVRVFDSDSPKQALLSGEVSVGVIWNGEAYIANQENPEIQYVYPKEGFSMWMDSLCIPKGAKNLDEAHAFLNYLLRPDVAAAISTEMGYSTPNAKAAEFLEPEVAGNPIVYPDAATAAHGEFQDDIGEAMKLYEDYWVKLKGSND from the coding sequence ATGAAAAAGCTACTGCTCGCAATCGTCCTGACCCTCGCCTTCGCGGTCCCGGCCCTTGCCGGCAGCGGGGAACTCTACCTGTACATCTGGTCCGAATACATCCCGGACGAGGTGGTCGAGAACTTCACCAAGGAAACCGGCATCAAGGTGCACCTCTCCACCTACGACAGCAACGAGGCCATGTACGCCAAGATCAAGCTGGCCGGCGACGGCTACGACCTGATCGTGCCCTCGTCCGACTACGTGGGGCTCATGCGCCGCCAGGACATGCTCCTGCCGCTGGACAAGTCCAAGCTGACCAACTTCCCCAACCTCTCGGACAAGTTCACGGACCAGCCCTTTGACCCGGACAACACCTTTTCCGTGCCCTACATGTGGGGCTCCACGGCCATCGCCGTGAACACCGGCACCCTGGGCGAGGCCGCCGTGACCTCGTACGCCGACCTCTGGAAGCCGGAAATGAACGGCCGTCTGCTGCTGCCCAACGACCCGCGCGAGGTCTTCGCCATCGCCCTGAAGAGCCTGGGCTACTCCCTGAACGACACCGACCCGGCCCATCTGGAGCAGGCTTACCAGAAGCTCAAGGCCCTGATGCCCTATGTCCGGGTCTTCGACTCCGACTCCCCCAAGCAGGCCCTGCTGTCCGGCGAGGTCTCGGTGGGCGTGATCTGGAACGGCGAGGCCTACATCGCCAACCAGGAGAACCCGGAGATCCAGTACGTCTACCCCAAGGAGGGCTTCTCCATGTGGATGGACTCCCTGTGCATCCCCAAGGGGGCCAAGAACCTGGATGAGGCTCACGCCTTCCTGAACTACCTGCTGCGCCCGGACGTGGCCGCGGCCATCTCCACCGAGATGGGCTATTCCACCCCCAACGCCAAGGCCGCCGAGTTCCTCGAACCCGAAGTGGCCGGCAACCCCATCGTCTACCCCGACGCGGCCACCGCCGCGCACGGCGAGTTCCAGGACGACATCGGCGAGGCCATGAAGCTCTACGAGGACTACTGGGTCAAGCTCAAGGGTTCCAACGACTAG
- the potC gene encoding spermidine/putrescine ABC transporter permease PotC, protein MNIWVKRAYAALVFAFLYLPLVVIAVYSFNASKYSLAWKGFTLQWYGRLLDNATLVDAAFRSMTIAVVSATVSCVIGTLAAFMLHQYRFRGRRAVFASIFVMMMSPDIVIGISLLVLFLGVGLSLGFWTLLMGHVTLCVPFVTATVYTRFKGFDPTVVEAARDLGAVEYQVFRRIVLPMAAPGLVAGWLLSFTMSLDDVIVSFFTTGPTYEVLPLRIYSMVRLGIKPDVNALSVVMITVTVAAVLLSRRLLKEKS, encoded by the coding sequence ATGAACATATGGGTCAAGCGGGCCTACGCTGCCCTGGTCTTCGCCTTCCTGTACCTGCCGCTGGTCGTCATCGCGGTCTATTCCTTCAACGCCTCCAAGTACTCGCTGGCCTGGAAGGGATTCACCCTGCAGTGGTACGGCAGGCTGCTCGACAACGCCACCCTGGTGGACGCGGCCTTCCGGTCCATGACCATCGCCGTGGTCTCGGCCACGGTCTCCTGCGTCATCGGCACCCTGGCCGCGTTCATGCTCCACCAGTACCGCTTCAGGGGCCGCCGCGCGGTCTTCGCGTCCATCTTCGTCATGATGATGTCCCCGGACATCGTCATCGGCATCTCGCTGCTGGTCCTGTTCCTGGGCGTGGGGCTGTCCCTGGGCTTCTGGACCCTGCTCATGGGCCACGTGACCCTGTGCGTGCCGTTCGTCACGGCCACGGTCTACACCCGGTTCAAGGGGTTCGACCCCACGGTGGTCGAGGCCGCCCGGGACCTGGGGGCCGTGGAGTACCAGGTCTTCCGGCGCATCGTCCTGCCCATGGCCGCGCCCGGCCTGGTGGCCGGGTGGCTCTTAAGCTTCACCATGTCCCTGGACGACGTCATCGTTTCCTTCTTCACCACGGGGCCGACCTACGAGGTCCTGCCCCTGCGGATATATTCCATGGTCCGTCTCGGCATAAAGCCGGACGTCAACGCGCTCAGCGTGGTGATGATCACCGTAACCGTGGCCGCCGTCCTCCTGTCCCGGCGGCTGCTCAAGGAGAAGTCATGA
- the potB gene encoding spermidine/putrescine ABC transporter permease PotB, with protein sequence MKDSLFKRLVVTGVLGWLVLFGAVPTLMLLAVSFLKRDPDSLIEPVLSLSSYHELFQPALGSMLAESMVMAATATLLCLLIGYPFAYIVARADKRHTPTLLLLVMIPFWTNTLIRTYALVAVLKADGVVNTFLRFLGVIDAPLKLMYTPTAVFIGLVYTLLPFMILPLYAAIEKLDLKLLEASRDLGASRFSTFRKITIPLTMPGIVSGCMLVFLPALGMFYIPDILGGARTMLLGNYIRDQFLAARNIPLGAAASIAMTLIMGLMLALYYKSVRRAGRKVRI encoded by the coding sequence ATGAAGGATAGCCTGTTCAAGCGGCTGGTCGTCACCGGCGTGCTCGGCTGGCTGGTCCTGTTCGGGGCCGTGCCCACCCTCATGCTCCTGGCGGTCAGCTTCCTCAAGCGCGACCCGGACAGCCTGATCGAGCCGGTCCTCTCCCTTTCGAGCTACCACGAGCTGTTCCAGCCGGCCCTGGGGTCCATGCTGGCCGAGTCCATGGTCATGGCCGCCACGGCCACCCTGCTGTGCCTGCTCATCGGCTACCCGTTCGCCTACATCGTGGCCCGGGCCGACAAACGGCACACCCCGACCCTGCTCCTGCTGGTCATGATCCCGTTCTGGACCAACACGCTGATCCGGACCTACGCCCTGGTGGCCGTGCTCAAGGCCGACGGCGTGGTCAACACGTTCCTGCGCTTCCTCGGGGTCATCGACGCGCCGCTCAAGCTCATGTACACGCCCACGGCGGTCTTCATCGGCCTGGTCTACACCCTGCTGCCGTTCATGATCCTGCCGCTGTACGCGGCCATCGAGAAACTGGACCTGAAGCTTCTCGAGGCCTCGCGCGACCTCGGGGCGAGCCGCTTCTCGACCTTCCGCAAGATCACCATCCCGCTGACCATGCCCGGCATCGTCTCGGGCTGCATGCTCGTCTTCCTGCCCGCGCTGGGCATGTTCTACATCCCGGACATCCTGGGCGGGGCACGGACCATGCTGCTTGGCAACTACATCCGCGACCAGTTCCTGGCGGCCCGCAACATCCCGCTCGGGGCCGCGGCCTCCATCGCCATGACCCTGATCATGGGGCTGATGCTCGCCCTGTACTACAAGAGCGTACGCCGGGCCGGAAGGAAGGTGCGCATATGA
- the potA gene encoding spermidine/putrescine ABC transporter ATP-binding protein PotA — translation MTQPVVTLDSVSKSFDGETAVENISLSIEDGEFITLLGPSGCGKTTILRILGGFEESDSGAVKLDGRSVKGVPPESRAVNTVFQSYALFPHMNVFDNVAFGLRIAGMGEADVRRTVDEALRLVCLESMGRRMPKELSGGQQQRVAIARAIVNKPRVLLLDEPLSALDYRLRKQMQKELKELQRTLDITFVLVTHDQEEAFSMSDRVVVMNDGHIEQVGTPREIYEEPANLYVARFVGEINVLDGTVTGRRGESYTAEVEGASVLVKARREFADGDRVHVLLRPEDFRVEVMKDLEESPDLADKFAKALLKGTVDGTCYRGATYDVDITLDDGKRILVTEFFDEDSETLYFHAGDRVAVGWFEGWEVVLPHEG, via the coding sequence ATGACCCAGCCTGTCGTCACCCTGGACAGCGTCTCCAAGTCCTTTGACGGGGAGACCGCCGTCGAAAACATCTCCCTGTCCATCGAGGACGGGGAGTTCATCACTCTGCTCGGCCCCTCCGGGTGCGGCAAGACCACCATCCTGCGCATCCTCGGCGGGTTCGAGGAATCCGACTCCGGAGCGGTGAAGCTGGACGGGCGCTCTGTCAAGGGCGTGCCCCCGGAGTCCAGGGCCGTGAACACCGTGTTCCAGAGCTACGCCCTGTTCCCGCACATGAACGTCTTCGACAACGTGGCCTTTGGACTGCGCATCGCGGGTATGGGCGAGGCCGACGTCCGGCGCACCGTGGACGAAGCCCTCAGGCTGGTCTGCCTGGAATCCATGGGACGGCGCATGCCCAAGGAGCTGTCCGGCGGCCAGCAGCAGCGGGTGGCCATCGCCCGGGCCATCGTCAACAAACCCCGCGTCCTGCTCCTGGACGAGCCCCTGTCCGCCCTGGACTACCGGCTGCGCAAGCAGATGCAGAAAGAGCTCAAGGAATTGCAGCGCACCCTGGACATCACCTTCGTCCTGGTCACCCACGACCAGGAGGAGGCCTTCTCCATGTCCGACCGGGTGGTGGTCATGAACGACGGGCACATCGAGCAGGTGGGCACGCCGCGCGAGATCTACGAGGAACCGGCCAACCTGTACGTGGCCCGGTTCGTGGGCGAGATCAACGTCCTGGACGGGACCGTCACCGGCCGCCGGGGCGAGAGCTACACCGCAGAGGTGGAGGGAGCGTCCGTGCTGGTCAAGGCCCGGCGCGAGTTCGCGGACGGCGACCGGGTGCACGTCCTGCTGCGGCCCGAGGACTTCCGCGTGGAGGTCATGAAGGACCTGGAGGAATCCCCGGACCTGGCCGACAAGTTCGCCAAGGCCCTGCTCAAGGGCACGGTGGACGGCACCTGCTACCGGGGGGCCACCTACGACGTGGACATCACCCTGGACGACGGCAAGCGCATCCTGGTCACCGAATTTTTCGACGAGGACAGCGAAACCCTCTATTTCCATGCCGGCGACCGGGTGGCCGTGGGCTGGTTCGAGGGCTGGGAGGTGGTCCTGCCCCATGAAGGATAG
- a CDS encoding acyltransferase family protein yields MGIIRLLLAFAVFNSHFPSFEGAPLVNGHEAVLTFFAISGFYMALILDRTYRDARSFYWSRFLTLYPMYVLALVVSLGLLTSLDVHSLTSRATLLAIVADPAAFLVMAWTSATTIGQELLFSLARSPEGGLHFVAYSHDALWADAPLIQAWSLSLEATFYALAPFLVRLRSRTLVGLLAASLALKIAAMASPLSGVIFFKRFFLLEFWLFAGGILAYRAHRRLPEAARWYDYALFLALAGLGLVADGLPKPLLPFFLPTAALLSMPLVFRGFKRLRFDRFAGKISYPFYLLHYIVIALFETYAEDPEGGQILAAALAASILTHFLFNPGIESLKTKLRRRHALSVPEGGAVLQPVSLP; encoded by the coding sequence ATGGGCATCATCCGCCTGCTGCTCGCCTTTGCGGTCTTCAACTCGCATTTTCCCTCCTTCGAAGGAGCGCCCCTGGTCAACGGCCACGAGGCGGTGCTGACCTTTTTCGCCATCTCCGGCTTCTACATGGCCCTGATCCTGGACCGGACCTACCGCGACGCGCGCTCCTTCTACTGGAGCCGCTTTCTGACCCTGTACCCCATGTACGTCCTGGCCCTGGTGGTCAGTCTGGGGCTCCTGACCAGCCTGGACGTCCATTCCCTGACCAGCCGGGCGACCCTGCTGGCCATCGTGGCCGATCCCGCCGCCTTCCTGGTCATGGCCTGGACCTCGGCCACGACCATCGGCCAGGAGCTGCTCTTCTCCCTGGCCCGCTCCCCGGAGGGGGGGCTGCACTTCGTGGCTTACAGCCACGACGCCCTGTGGGCCGACGCCCCGCTCATCCAGGCGTGGTCCCTGTCACTGGAGGCGACCTTCTACGCCCTGGCCCCGTTCCTGGTGCGGCTGCGCTCCCGCACCCTGGTCGGGCTCCTGGCCGCCAGCCTGGCCCTCAAGATCGCGGCCATGGCCTCCCCCCTGTCCGGGGTGATCTTTTTCAAACGCTTCTTCCTCCTGGAATTCTGGCTTTTCGCGGGCGGCATCCTGGCCTACCGCGCCCATCGGCGGCTGCCCGAAGCGGCGCGCTGGTACGACTACGCCCTGTTCCTGGCCCTGGCCGGACTGGGCCTGGTGGCCGACGGCCTGCCCAAGCCGCTTTTGCCCTTTTTCCTGCCCACGGCAGCCCTGCTTTCGATGCCCCTTGTCTTTCGCGGCTTTAAACGGTTACGATTCGACAGGTTCGCGGGCAAGATCAGCTACCCGTTCTACCTGCTCCACTACATCGTCATCGCCCTGTTCGAGACCTATGCGGAAGACCCCGAGGGGGGACAGATCCTGGCCGCCGCGCTGGCCGCCTCGATCCTGACCCATTTCCTGTTCAACCCGGGCATCGAGTCCCTGAAAACGAAATTGCGTCGCCGCCATGCGCTTTCCGTCCCGGAGGGAGGGGCTGTCCTGCAGCCCGTGAGCCTGCCGTGA
- a CDS encoding SET domain-containing protein, whose protein sequence is MMHPKTEVRFVDPTIGYGVFAAEDIPRGTIVYVRDRLEAAHVARFANRMDAASGPGKTAYADETGVHIVSRDNARYVNHRCDCNVMTTAYGFEIAVRDIWKGQEICEEYGLFDLGRDIPLNCGCTRCRKQLRPDDLERFHAAWDGLILDALTRVADVHQPLMAFMDAETKHRLRAYLCGEEPYLSVARLARHTPAVLSAIPPDNLKSAPFGFNG, encoded by the coding sequence ATGATGCATCCCAAGACCGAAGTGCGCTTCGTCGACCCGACCATCGGGTACGGCGTGTTCGCCGCCGAGGACATCCCGCGCGGCACCATCGTCTACGTCCGCGACCGGCTGGAGGCGGCCCACGTGGCCCGCTTCGCCAACCGCATGGACGCGGCCTCCGGCCCCGGCAAGACCGCCTACGCCGACGAGACCGGCGTGCACATCGTCAGCCGCGACAACGCGCGCTACGTCAACCACCGCTGCGACTGCAACGTCATGACCACGGCCTACGGCTTCGAGATCGCGGTGCGCGACATCTGGAAGGGCCAGGAGATCTGCGAGGAGTACGGCCTGTTCGACCTGGGCCGTGACATCCCCCTGAACTGCGGCTGCACCCGCTGCCGCAAACAGCTTCGCCCCGACGACCTGGAACGGTTCCACGCGGCCTGGGACGGACTCATCCTGGACGCCCTGACCCGGGTGGCCGACGTGCACCAGCCGCTCATGGCCTTCATGGACGCCGAGACCAAGCACCGGCTGCGCGCCTACCTCTGCGGCGAGGAGCCCTATCTTTCCGTGGCCCGCCTGGCCCGCCACACCCCGGCCGTCCTGTCCGCGATCCCGCCCGACAACCTCAAGTCCGCCCCGTTCGGGTTCAATGGCTGA